One Motilibacter aurantiacus genomic region harbors:
- a CDS encoding endonuclease/exonuclease/phosphatase family protein, whose amino-acid sequence MGWLGLLPALAVAAIRIAGVNGGPRTALALALLPLAMLPAYPVLVLAALTRRRALGLAAAVNVAAHLLWLWPALPPADPVPSAARAHTLTLVSLNVGSSGLDIVGLDRLLTREQPDVLALQEVKPAYRTALTQVLHAHGLTAGLLRTDQRHLQGGGLWTRLPVLSAELADYPGARWPRLTVDVAGRPLTVQVVHTWPPHSELHRYWSADLLALARAQRDEPAVLVGDFNAGRDHAPFRELLRSGLRDAMGARGHGHVGTWPADRRLIPPLLELDHVLLPNGVHAIDAYTAPAVGSDHLPLVARLGLN is encoded by the coding sequence TTGGGCTGGCTGGGTCTGCTCCCCGCCCTCGCCGTCGCGGCCATCCGCATCGCCGGGGTGAACGGCGGGCCCCGCACCGCACTCGCACTGGCACTGCTTCCGCTGGCGATGCTGCCGGCGTACCCCGTGCTCGTGCTCGCCGCTCTGACCAGACGCCGCGCCCTCGGGCTCGCCGCCGCCGTGAACGTCGCCGCGCACCTCCTGTGGCTCTGGCCAGCGCTTCCGCCCGCGGACCCGGTCCCCTCGGCCGCCCGCGCACATACGCTCACCCTGGTCTCACTGAACGTCGGCAGCAGCGGCCTCGACATCGTGGGCCTCGACCGGCTGCTCACGCGGGAGCAACCAGACGTCCTCGCCCTCCAAGAGGTCAAGCCCGCCTACCGGACCGCCCTCACCCAGGTCCTGCACGCCCATGGGCTCACCGCCGGACTGCTACGCACCGACCAGCGCCACCTCCAAGGAGGCGGTCTCTGGACCCGACTGCCCGTCCTATCCGCAGAGCTCGCGGACTACCCCGGCGCCCGCTGGCCCCGCCTCACCGTGGACGTCGCCGGCAGGCCCCTCACGGTCCAGGTCGTCCACACCTGGCCCCCGCACTCGGAGCTGCACCGCTACTGGTCCGCCGACCTTCTCGCCCTGGCCCGCGCCCAACGTGACGAGCCAGCGGTTCTGGTGGGCGACTTCAACGCGGGTCGTGACCACGCCCCGTTCCGCGAACTGCTTCGCTCCGGGCTACGCGACGCAATGGGCGCCCGCGGCCATGGACATGTTGGGACCTGGCCCGCCGATCGCCGGCTCATACCGCCCCTGCTCGAACTGGACCACGTCCTGCTTCCCAATGGGGTGCACGCGATCGACGCCTACACAGCCCCTGCCGTCGGCAGCGACCACCTGCCCCTGGTCGCTCGCCTCGGCCTCAACTGA